A single Natrinema pellirubrum DSM 15624 DNA region contains:
- a CDS encoding alkaline phosphatase family protein — protein MAGSTDGDDLRLLVVGLDAGCLPILEPLFESGELPTLRGLFAEGTAGPLESQIPPWTASAWPSLYTGKNPGKHGVYDFLTFDGYDWDVVNATHVRARPIWELLSDHGRSSVVVNVPVTHPAREFDGALIPGLTAPEEPACHPEGILEDVKLACGGEYWIYPQSGPVPDRSIEGYERTIELRGTAFRYLARRFDPDFGFLQFQQTDSVFHERPGDKRAIEAVYREVDRQVAETIERTEPANVLVVSDHGMGKVTGDEFRLNEYLRDEGYVSARSGGEGMPDWSKTWENDLLYGSEAGDREPSAIERALNAAATVGLTTQRIASALDRVGLKEPIGKRVPNDAIRAASEQVDFPDSRAYVRSKSELGVRINLEGREPDGTVPPEEYETVREDLIASLSAVRTPDGEPMFEAVEPRETYFEGPHVERAPDVMTIPAAFDNAISADLGRERFGEPMEPWNHKRTGVVAAAGPAFDAAADLEGATIFDIAPTICSLFDVPVDDDMDGGPLSAVDGGRRRAYPAYDPDPITATDDGTVEDRLSDLGYL, from the coding sequence ATGGCAGGTTCGACGGATGGAGACGATCTTCGGCTGCTCGTCGTCGGGCTCGACGCCGGCTGTCTGCCGATACTCGAGCCGCTGTTCGAGTCGGGCGAGCTGCCGACGCTACGGGGGTTGTTCGCGGAGGGGACGGCGGGACCGCTCGAGTCGCAGATCCCGCCGTGGACCGCGAGCGCCTGGCCGTCGCTGTACACCGGCAAGAACCCGGGCAAACACGGCGTCTACGACTTCCTTACCTTCGACGGCTACGACTGGGACGTTGTCAACGCGACCCACGTTCGGGCGCGACCGATCTGGGAACTGCTGAGCGATCACGGCCGCTCGAGCGTCGTCGTCAACGTCCCCGTGACCCATCCGGCACGGGAGTTCGACGGCGCACTGATACCGGGGCTGACTGCCCCCGAGGAACCGGCCTGTCACCCCGAGGGGATCCTCGAGGACGTCAAGCTCGCATGCGGGGGCGAGTACTGGATCTACCCCCAGAGCGGGCCGGTGCCGGACCGATCGATCGAGGGCTACGAGCGAACGATCGAACTCCGGGGGACGGCGTTTCGATACCTCGCCCGGCGGTTCGACCCCGACTTCGGCTTTTTGCAGTTCCAGCAGACGGACTCGGTGTTTCACGAACGGCCGGGCGACAAGCGGGCGATCGAGGCCGTCTACCGGGAGGTAGATCGACAGGTGGCCGAAACCATCGAACGGACCGAGCCGGCAAACGTCCTGGTCGTCAGCGACCACGGGATGGGGAAAGTGACCGGCGACGAGTTCCGACTCAACGAATACCTCCGTGACGAGGGCTACGTCAGCGCCCGCAGCGGCGGCGAGGGGATGCCCGACTGGTCGAAGACGTGGGAGAACGACCTGCTCTACGGTTCCGAAGCCGGCGACCGGGAGCCAAGTGCCATCGAACGGGCGCTCAACGCCGCCGCGACGGTCGGACTCACGACCCAGCGGATCGCGAGCGCGCTCGATCGGGTCGGCCTGAAGGAACCGATCGGCAAGCGGGTCCCGAACGACGCCATCCGGGCGGCCAGCGAGCAGGTCGACTTCCCCGACTCGAGGGCGTACGTCCGCTCGAAGAGCGAACTCGGCGTCCGCATCAACCTCGAGGGCCGGGAGCCCGACGGCACGGTGCCGCCCGAGGAGTACGAGACCGTCCGAGAGGACCTCATCGCGTCGCTATCGGCCGTCCGAACGCCCGACGGCGAGCCGATGTTCGAGGCGGTCGAACCCCGCGAGACCTACTTCGAGGGGCCACACGTCGAGCGGGCCCCGGACGTAATGACGATCCCCGCGGCGTTCGACAACGCCATTTCCGCCGATCTCGGCAGGGAGCGGTTCGGCGAGCCGATGGAGCCGTGGAACCACAAGCGGACTGGCGTCGTCGCGGCCGCCGGCCCGGCGTTCGACGCGGCCGCCGACCTCGAGGGGGCGACGATCTTCGATATCGCGCCGACGATCTGTTCGCTGTTCGACGTGCCGGTCGACGACGACATGGACGGCGGGCCGCTGTCGGCCGTCGACGGCGGTCGTCGGCGAGCGTATCCGGCCTACGATCCGGACCCGATCACCGCGACCGACGACGGAACCGTCGAAGACCGACTCTCGGACCTCGGATATCTATGA
- a CDS encoding DegT/DnrJ/EryC1/StrS family aminotransferase, with translation MISATPSVFDASLSQSDGEGIDAYVERHAPGVGYSYYGAGKVALRDGLDGLVEPGGNVLVPAYLSPAVVEPFRELGLEPRFYALEPSLDPDFADLESRLDEDTVAVTSVNYFGFPQPGLERLADLTDEYGCYHVDDNAHGPISVADGRLLGTHGDLGITTLRKLLPVPDGAVLYRASDEVEAAFEPSSLAGRADRFGADDCRYLATSVAETALDPLYRSIESFLDDDDVSSVDPIARYEAAKAPMSKLSAAVTDAADPDAIRAARRENFRAWGRVLADRDDLAPLYEELPTGISPYEYPVLADDSSSFLADLEDAGVAGAHGWPILRESVRGDDAYETANRYAESVVALPVHQGIEPSAIETVGERLRGRR, from the coding sequence ATGATCAGTGCGACCCCGTCCGTGTTCGACGCCTCGCTCTCGCAGTCGGACGGCGAGGGGATCGACGCCTACGTCGAGCGCCACGCTCCCGGCGTCGGCTACTCCTACTACGGTGCCGGCAAGGTCGCGCTTCGGGACGGCCTCGACGGCCTCGTCGAACCCGGCGGCAACGTCCTCGTTCCCGCCTACCTCTCGCCGGCCGTCGTCGAACCGTTCCGCGAACTCGGTCTCGAGCCCCGGTTCTACGCTCTCGAGCCGTCCCTAGACCCGGATTTCGCCGACCTCGAGTCCCGCCTAGACGAGGACACCGTCGCCGTCACCTCGGTCAACTACTTCGGGTTCCCTCAGCCCGGCCTCGAGCGGCTCGCGGACCTGACCGACGAGTACGGCTGCTATCACGTCGACGACAACGCCCACGGGCCGATCAGCGTCGCCGACGGCCGGCTGCTGGGGACCCACGGCGACCTCGGGATCACGACGCTGCGGAAGCTGCTGCCGGTCCCCGACGGTGCCGTCCTCTACCGGGCCAGCGACGAGGTGGAGGCGGCCTTCGAGCCGTCGTCGCTGGCCGGCAGGGCGGACCGGTTCGGCGCCGATGACTGTCGCTACCTCGCCACGTCGGTCGCCGAAACCGCGCTCGACCCGCTCTACCGATCGATCGAGTCGTTCCTCGACGACGACGATGTCTCGAGCGTCGATCCGATCGCCAGATACGAGGCCGCGAAGGCACCGATGTCGAAGCTCTCGGCGGCCGTCACCGACGCCGCCGACCCGGACGCGATCCGGGCCGCCCGCCGCGAGAACTTCCGCGCGTGGGGCCGCGTGCTGGCCGACCGCGACGACCTCGCCCCGCTGTACGAGGAGCTACCGACCGGCATCAGCCCCTACGAATATCCCGTGCTGGCGGACGACTCGTCGTCGTTTCTCGCCGATCTCGAGGATGCTGGCGTCGCCGGTGCCCACGGCTGGCCGATCCTCCGGGAGTCGGTACGGGGCGACGACGCCTACGAGACGGCGAACCGCTACGCCGAGTCGGTCGTCGCCCTGCCGGTCCACCAGGGAATCGAGCCGAGCGCGATCGAAACCGTCGGCGAACGACTCCGGGGGCGACGGTGA
- a CDS encoding ATP-binding protein has protein sequence MSDDTQQRQIRVGETADGAPLKLPVIEVLTGRGFATGKSGSGKSNTASVIAEELLEAGYPLLIVDTDGEYYGLKEEYEMLHAGADEECDIQIGPEHAEQMATIALEENVPVILDVSGYLDSDVADELLREVARQLFVKEKKLKKPFLLVVEEVHEYIPEGGGVGETGNLLIKISKRGRKHGLGILGISQRPADVKKDFITQANWLVWHRLTWDNDTKVVGRIIDTEYSDLVSELDDGQAFVQTDWTETDVRRVQFRRKRTFDAGATPGLEDVERPELKSVSDALVGDLQQISERKDREQDRIQELETELEKKETRIETLEDELSSARDVSSAARQMADALQNTETVQSQLPEGGGDLRRLHEEIADLEDERDELREQLADRDERVEALEVDLEERTAELERLRGENAQLREVVRERAARREGDSGDDGRGAENAGAESAGGDESEIVQAGGDAVEFGYMSADDARERDSSGGTDTASSGSDEGVVIADEDRRIGEILETDLEDRLARACEGSQCSVETAEAIVELFARAGPLRTETVAARVDRSRVAVQSLVSELRTEGVLERAGERTYALHEDVRAELRTATLSE, from the coding sequence GTGAGCGACGACACCCAGCAGCGCCAGATCCGCGTCGGCGAGACGGCCGATGGAGCGCCGCTCAAACTGCCCGTGATCGAGGTCCTCACCGGCCGCGGGTTCGCGACCGGGAAGAGCGGCTCCGGGAAGTCAAACACCGCATCGGTCATCGCCGAGGAGTTGCTCGAGGCCGGCTACCCGCTCCTGATCGTCGACACCGACGGCGAGTACTACGGCCTGAAAGAGGAGTACGAGATGCTGCATGCCGGAGCCGACGAGGAGTGTGACATCCAGATCGGGCCGGAACACGCCGAGCAGATGGCGACGATCGCGCTCGAGGAGAACGTCCCCGTCATCCTCGACGTCTCGGGCTATCTCGACTCGGACGTGGCCGACGAGTTGCTCCGGGAGGTCGCCCGACAGCTGTTCGTCAAGGAGAAGAAGCTGAAAAAGCCGTTCCTGCTGGTCGTCGAGGAGGTCCACGAGTACATCCCCGAGGGCGGCGGTGTCGGCGAGACGGGCAACCTGCTGATCAAGATCAGCAAGCGCGGCCGGAAACACGGACTCGGCATTCTGGGGATCAGCCAGCGGCCCGCCGATGTGAAGAAGGACTTCATCACGCAGGCCAACTGGCTCGTCTGGCACCGCCTGACCTGGGACAACGACACCAAGGTCGTCGGCCGGATCATCGATACCGAGTACTCGGATCTCGTCTCCGAACTCGACGACGGCCAGGCGTTCGTCCAGACCGACTGGACCGAGACCGATGTCCGGAGGGTCCAGTTCCGGCGCAAGCGGACCTTCGACGCCGGCGCGACCCCCGGACTCGAGGACGTCGAACGGCCCGAACTCAAGTCCGTCTCCGACGCGCTGGTCGGGGACCTCCAGCAGATCTCCGAGCGCAAGGACCGCGAACAGGACCGGATTCAGGAACTCGAGACCGAACTCGAAAAGAAGGAAACACGGATCGAGACCTTAGAGGACGAACTCTCGTCGGCCCGTGACGTCTCGAGTGCGGCCAGACAGATGGCCGATGCCCTACAGAACACCGAGACGGTCCAATCTCAGCTGCCGGAGGGCGGCGGGGACCTGCGCCGGCTCCACGAGGAGATCGCCGACCTCGAGGACGAGCGCGACGAGTTACGCGAGCAACTCGCGGACCGCGACGAGCGCGTCGAGGCGCTCGAGGTCGACCTCGAGGAGCGGACAGCGGAACTCGAGCGGCTCCGCGGGGAGAACGCGCAGTTACGGGAGGTCGTCCGCGAGCGCGCGGCGAGACGCGAGGGGGACTCGGGTGACGACGGGCGCGGAGCCGAAAACGCCGGGGCGGAGTCGGCCGGCGGGGACGAATCCGAAATCGTCCAAGCCGGCGGCGACGCCGTCGAGTTCGGATACATGTCCGCCGACGATGCGAGGGAGAGAGACTCGAGCGGCGGAACCGATACCGCTTCGTCCGGGTCGGACGAGGGAGTCGTCATCGCGGACGAGGACCGTCGCATCGGAGAGATACTCGAGACGGACCTCGAGGATCGACTCGCCCGCGCCTGCGAGGGGTCGCAGTGTTCGGTCGAGACGGCCGAAGCGATCGTCGAACTGTTCGCGCGGGCGGGGCCGCTCCGGACCGAGACCGTCGCCGCCCGAGTCGATCGGTCGCGGGTCGCGGTCCAGAGCCTCGTCTCGGAGCTACGAACCGAGGGCGTCCTCGAGCGGGCGGGCGAGCGGACCTACGCGCTACACGAGGACGTCCGGGCTGAGTTGCGGACTGCGACCCTCAGCGAGTGA
- a CDS encoding DEAD/DEAH box helicase, translated as MTDERSATPSDEQRSDPEAASVVDDEPSAVDAESDGDPFTIADFHDASQREGRPVLTAAAVARALEIPHEDASDRLAALAEDGDLERLSVSTDPVVWYPTELEDLTDRERVVVFPKRREIVVDRPDQFTRAQLAQFAHLADANGEQGYRYVVRPEDVWSTPHDSFEDLARTMRQALGQRAEDLEDWVHSQWDRAHQFRLTTHEDGYTVLEAQTPEIMGNVARQKLDEEHVHAPISETEDWVREGAEAAIKRILYEAGYPVQDHRDLEAGEELAIELTVSLRDYQRTWVDRFAEAGEGVFVGPPGSGKTVAAMGAMAHVEGETLVLVPSRDLAQQWADTIVEYTSLEPHQIGQYHGGQKNVRPVTIATYQIAGMDRHRSLFDDREWGLVIFDECQHVPSDVYRRSTHLQSKHRLGLSASPIREDDRQTEIFTLVGPPIGTDWEALFDAGFVAEPELEIRYVPWGDDEQQNAYASAEGQEKYRIAARNRGKIDEVRYLLSAHPEAKAIVFVDYLEQGRELSEALDVPFLSGETPHHERRRLLEEFRRDERDLLLISRVGDEGIDLPTADLAIVASGLGGSRRQGTQRAGRTMRPAGGALVYVLATRGSREEDFARKQLQHLGRKGITVREQRVDDGAGEDED; from the coding sequence GTGACTGACGAACGTTCTGCGACGCCCTCCGACGAGCAGCGAAGCGACCCCGAGGCGGCGTCGGTCGTCGACGACGAACCGTCCGCCGTCGACGCGGAGAGCGACGGCGACCCGTTCACCATCGCCGACTTCCACGATGCCAGCCAGCGCGAAGGCCGTCCGGTCCTCACGGCGGCGGCCGTCGCCCGTGCGCTCGAGATCCCCCACGAGGACGCCAGCGACCGGCTCGCGGCGCTGGCCGAGGACGGCGACCTCGAGCGGCTCTCGGTGTCGACCGACCCCGTGGTCTGGTATCCGACGGAACTCGAGGACCTCACGGACCGCGAACGCGTGGTCGTCTTTCCGAAGCGCCGGGAGATCGTCGTCGACCGGCCGGACCAGTTCACGCGCGCACAATTGGCCCAGTTCGCCCACCTGGCCGACGCCAACGGCGAACAGGGATACCGCTACGTCGTCCGGCCCGAGGACGTCTGGAGTACCCCTCACGACTCGTTCGAGGACCTCGCCCGAACGATGCGACAGGCGCTCGGCCAGCGCGCCGAGGACTTAGAGGACTGGGTCCACAGCCAGTGGGATCGGGCCCACCAGTTCCGGCTGACCACCCACGAGGACGGCTACACCGTCCTCGAGGCCCAGACCCCCGAGATCATGGGCAACGTCGCCCGCCAGAAACTGGACGAGGAACACGTCCACGCGCCGATCTCCGAGACGGAGGACTGGGTCCGCGAGGGCGCGGAAGCGGCGATCAAACGGATCCTCTACGAGGCCGGCTACCCGGTGCAAGACCACCGCGACCTCGAGGCCGGCGAGGAGCTAGCGATCGAGCTGACGGTGTCGCTGCGGGACTACCAGCGGACGTGGGTCGACCGCTTCGCCGAGGCCGGCGAAGGCGTCTTCGTCGGCCCGCCCGGCAGCGGGAAGACCGTCGCCGCGATGGGCGCGATGGCCCACGTCGAGGGCGAGACCCTCGTCCTCGTCCCGAGCCGCGACCTCGCCCAACAGTGGGCCGACACGATCGTCGAGTACACCTCGCTCGAGCCCCATCAGATCGGCCAGTACCACGGCGGGCAGAAGAACGTCCGCCCGGTGACGATCGCGACCTACCAGATCGCGGGGATGGACCGCCATCGGTCGCTGTTCGACGACCGCGAGTGGGGACTGGTGATCTTCGACGAGTGCCAGCACGTTCCCTCGGACGTCTATCGGCGGAGTACGCACCTGCAGTCCAAACACCGGCTGGGCCTGTCGGCGTCGCCGATTCGGGAGGACGACCGCCAGACCGAGATCTTCACCCTCGTTGGCCCGCCGATCGGCACCGACTGGGAGGCACTGTTCGACGCCGGCTTCGTGGCCGAGCCCGAACTCGAGATCCGCTACGTGCCGTGGGGCGACGACGAACAGCAAAACGCCTACGCGTCGGCCGAGGGCCAGGAGAAGTACCGCATCGCCGCCCGCAATCGGGGCAAGATCGACGAGGTGCGGTACCTGCTGTCGGCCCATCCCGAGGCGAAGGCGATCGTCTTCGTCGATTACCTCGAGCAGGGCCGGGAACTCTCGGAAGCGCTCGACGTGCCCTTCCTCAGCGGGGAGACGCCCCACCACGAGCGCCGGCGACTGCTCGAGGAGTTCCGACGCGACGAGCGCGATCTGTTGCTGATCTCGCGGGTCGGCGACGAGGGGATCGACCTGCCGACGGCCGATCTTGCCATCGTTGCCTCGGGGCTGGGCGGCTCGCGCCGGCAGGGAACCCAGCGGGCCGGCCGGACGATGCGGCCCGCCGGCGGCGCGCTCGTTTACGTCCTCGCGACGCGGGGCAGCCGTGAGGAGGACTTCGCCCGGAAACAGCTCCAGCACCTAGGTCGGAAGGGGATCACGGTCCGCGAGCAGCGGGTCGACGACGGCGCGGGCGAGGACGAGGACTGA